ATTATAAAACGCGGAAGGTCTACACCTCTCGACCCTGCCCTCCCAATTGATGCAAGGGACATTGTGTCGAGAATAATTATGGATGCTACCGTTCCATATGAATGGAAAAGAAAACCTACTGAGATTTTCCTTGACGAAGAAATGGTGAAAAAGGTTCAGGCCCGCTGGAAAGAATATGGATTAGAAGGCTGAAAAAACGAGGGGATAGGGTATAGGGTATAAGAAGCAGCGATTCTTGATTGCTAAACCCTGTTCCCTAAAATACTAAGGGGGAAGTATGAGACCAATAAGGTATACCGATGGAATGATAAATGAGTTTAAAAGGGATGGATACTGGACTGATGAGGTTTTTTATGATTTCTGGGCAAGGAATGCAAAAAAGTTTGGAAAGAGAGAGGCCCTTGTTGATTCAAAGTATCGTGTAACCTGGGCTGAGGCAAAAAAGCTTATAGATAGCCTTGCATTAGCATGGGTGGAGATGGGCATTCCAAAGGATGCAAGGATTATCATACAGGCACCCAACAGTGTCTATGGTTTTCTCGCCCGTATTGCCTGTGAAAGGGCAGGGCTTATTTCGCTTACCGTCTATCCTTACTTGAGGGAAAAAGAACTTGAATATATGCTTGAGAGGACAGAGGCCCATGCAGTCTGTATCCCTCGAATTTATCGTAACTTTAATTATCTTGACATGTACACGGATCTTAAGGGCAAATCAAAAAATCTTAAATATTTTTTTCTTTTTGATGAAGAGGTTCCAGAAGGGGCACCTGAAGGGAGCTTTTCACTCGTAAAACTGGCTCATAAACAGGCTGCTCGATCAAAGCTTCATCTTCTTGATGAGAGAAGATTTAGCTCTACCGGAGATGTAGGGCTTCTTACGAGTACAACAGGTACCACAGGTCTTCCAAAACTCGTGGAGTGGCCAATCGCATCAAGGGTTTGCACCTTAAAGGCAAGGGTAGATATATGGAAACTGACAAAGGATGATATTACACTTGCCATTGCTCCTCATGCAGGTGGTGCAGCAGGAAGCCTCACGTATTTTGCAGCACCTTTTGCAGGTGCAAAGACTGTTTTAATGGAGGAGTTTAACCCGGAAGGCGCCCTTGCCCTTATAGAGAAGGAAAAGGTCACTGCCATAGGGGTTGTACCAACACATCTGGTGAGGATGCTTGAAGCAGATGAAACAAAGTATGATTTGAGTTCTCTGAGGTTCATTCGTTCCGCAGGAGGGTACCTCCCCCCGCAGGTTGCAGAAGAAGCAGAAAAAAGATTTAAAGCAATTATCACGAGCGACCTTGGAACCCAGGATGTAGGTTCAGTTTCCGGGTGCACCATAGATGATCCTGAAGAAGTAAGAAGAAGGACGGTAGGGAAGATGCTACCCGGTAATAAGGTC
This portion of the Pseudomonadota bacterium genome encodes:
- a CDS encoding phenylphosphate carboxylase subunit beta, translating into IIKRGRSTPLDPALPIDARDIVSRIIMDATVPYEWKRKPTEIFLDEEMVKKVQARWKEYGLEG
- a CDS encoding class I adenylate-forming enzyme family protein, translating into MRPIRYTDGMINEFKRDGYWTDEVFYDFWARNAKKFGKREALVDSKYRVTWAEAKKLIDSLALAWVEMGIPKDARIIIQAPNSVYGFLARIACERAGLISLTVYPYLREKELEYMLERTEAHAVCIPRIYRNFNYLDMYTDLKGKSKNLKYFFLFDEEVPEGAPEGSFSLVKLAHKQAARSKLHLLDERRFSSTGDVGLLTSTTGTTGLPKLVEWPIASRVCTLKARVDIWKLTKDDITLAIAPHAGGAAGSLTYFAAPFAGAKTVLMEEFNPEGALALIEKEKVTAIGVVPTHLVRMLEADETKYDLSSLRFIRSAGGYLPPQVAEEAEKRFKAIITSDLGTQDVGSVSGCTIDDPEEVRRRTVGKMLPGNKVRLLDDEGKEVSEGEPGQLWFRGPHAPAGYYRDPEATAPVFNNDGWTTTGDIVKSEDDFLWIMGRAKDMIIRGGQNIYPAEIEGILNEHPKIANVAIIGYPDVEMGERSCAYVVPEAGETLTKDEMITFLKEKKMAAYKLPERLEILDALPVVGDSGKVDKKVLKAELEKKVAEGK